The stretch of DNA TTCGCGCCGCGATCGAGGCCGGGTACGAGGAGCTCCAGCCCGGCGCTATTGGCCACCGCGTCGACGCTCGCGCCCGCGCGGAGCTGGTCGCGCGGGACCGCGAGCTGTTCGATCACGCTCTCGGCCACCAGGTGGGCCGAAGCGCCCACGACGGCGGCACGCTGCTCGGCCCGGAGTGGGACCGCTACGGCGAGTCCGTCGAGTACGAGGTCCGTACGGACGAACTGTACACGATAGAGCTCGGCCTCGATACCGAGTGGGGGTACGTCGGCCAGGAGGAGATGGTCCGCGTGACTGACGACGGCGTCGAGTACGTCGTCGAACCTCAGACCGAGCTCTGGCGGCTGGGGGAGTAGGCAGGACCGCCAGCGGGCGAGCTTTCAAGTCCGACGACGGCAGTACTACCGCCATGTCCGTGTCGCTCGCCCTCCAGTTCGGCGCGGTCCCGTGGGGGCTGCTCCAGCGTGTCTTTGTCGTCCTCGCGCTGCTTGCCGGCGCCGTCCTCGCGCTCCACTTCGACGATAGCCGCCTCCCCGCCCGGCTCCGCGAGCGGTTCGTCCTCGGCGTCCCCTGGGGGACCGTCGTCACCGTCTCGGGGGTGCTCGCGGTGTACCTGTTCCTGCAGGGCGGCTACTGGCACTGGTACCGCCCGGTCGTGCTCCCGTTCCGCGCGTGGTCGTACGCCGAGCCACTGGGGATGCTCGTCGCCGGCTTCGCCCACGCCGGCCCGGGTCATCTGCTCGGGAACCTCTTCGGCACGCTCACCCTCGCGCCGATCGTGGAGTACGCGATCGGTCACTACCCTGCGACGGGGCAACCCGCCCGCCCCGACCCGTCGACGCGCCGCGAGCGCCTCGCCGCGCTCCGGGACGATCCGATCGCCCGCGCGTTCCTCCTGTTCCCGCTCGCAGTCGCCGCTATCGGCGTCCTCATCACGCTGTTCACGGTCGGCGCCGTGATCGGCTTCTCGGGGGTCGTGTTCGCCTTCGCCGGCTTCGCGCTGGTGCGCTACCCGCTGGGGACGGTGCTGGGGCTGGTGGGGTCGGACCTGCTGAACCTCCTCTACAACGCGCTCCAGAACCCCACGATCACTGCCTCGGGCCGCTCACGGTTCGTCACGCCGTGGTTTGCCGACATCGCGATCCAGGGCCACGCGATCGGCCTGCTCACGGGGGTGGTGCTTGGCGCGCTGCTGCTCCGGCGGCGCCCCGCCGACACGCCATCGCCGGCCCGGCTGTTCACCGGCGCGCTCCTGCTCGCCAGCGCGCAGTCGCTCTGGGCGGTCTACTGGTACCGCGGCGGCACCGAGTACGTGCTGTATCGCGCGATCGGCCTCGGACTGGTCGCGCTGGCGGCGGCGCTGATCGTCGTCGCCGTCGCCGGCTCGGACCGTCGCCCGTTCGCCAGTTTGGGGGGTGGAGCGCCCAACGACCCCGGCGACACGCGACTCGTGGATCTCTCCGTCCGACAGATCGGGCTCGCGGCGATCGTGGTCGTGGCGGCGGTGCTGTCGGGGCCCGCGGTCGCAGTCAACCTCGTCTCGACACAGGGCGACCTGCCGGGTGAGCCAGTCACCGTTCGGGGGTACGAGGTCACCTACGCCGAGGGCGTCGAGAACGAACTCGTGTCGGCGATCCCCGTCACCCTGTTCGGTGAGACTACCCAGGTCACCACCTCGGGGGTGATCGTCTCGAACCCCGACAGGGGGATCTGGCAGTCCGTCGTCCCGCGGGGACGGCTCGGCTCCAACGGCCGCGCGAGGGTCGTCGTCGGTGGGGTCGGCTGGCGGGAGACGGTGACAGCCGTCCGGCGCGGCTGGACCGCGGTCGGCGGGGGTACTGCCTACGCCGTCGCGCTCGAGGACGGCGACGAGCGCCGGACGGTGTTCACCTCCGACCCCGCCCGGGCGGAGCCACGGATCGCCGACCAGAACGTCTCCGTCGTCGCCGAGAACGAGTCGTTCCAGCTCCTCGTGAGCGAGGGCAACGACACGATCCGTCGGCCGCTCCCGAGAGCCAACGAGTCGGTCACGGTCCGGAACGTGACGTTTCACGGCGGGAACGGCCGTGTCGTCGCCGTCCACGACGGGACGCGAGTGACGGTGTTGCGCGTCGAGACGTACAACTGACCGCTGACTACTCGGCGTACAGGGCCGCCAGCTCGTCGAGGTGGTCGTGGCGCTCGACGGAGTGGGGCGCCGCCAGCGGCGAGACACTGATTTCGCCGTCGACGACTGCGCGGCGGTCGGTGCCGTCCTCGTCGGGGATATCGCCGTTCTGCATCCGCTGCCAGATGTTGTCCTCCAGCCGGATCGCCTCGCCGTCGAACTCGGCGCTCATCGCGTACAGCGGCGACGGCTCGGTGACGGTCATCGGCGGCCGACCGTCGTGCTCGTCGGGCGCGGGGGCGTTGACGTTGAGATAGTCGGCCTCCGCGAACACGCCCGAGTCGAGCGACTCCTCGACCAGGTACGCCGCGGCGTCGCAGGCGTCGGCGTACGCCTCCTTCGGCGGGGTGAGGTTCTCGAACTCCTCGTCGTCGGTCGTCGGGACGTACTGGGAGACGGCGATCGCCGGCACGTCGAAGAACGTCGCCTCGACGGCCGCCGAGACGGTGCCGGAGCGGCCCATCACGTACGAGCCGAGGTTCGCCCCCTTGTTGCAGCCGGCGACGACAACGTCCACGTCGGGGCAGAGCGCCTCGACACCCGCTATCACGCAGTCCACGGGCGTCCCCTCGACGGCGTAGCCGAGATCGTACTCGTGGACCGTCGCCTCGAACGACCGGGCGCGGCCGACGGCGCTCTGGTTCGAGTACGGCGCGACCGCGACCGGGTCGCCCACCGTCTCGAGCGCCTCGTAGAGCGCCCGGAACCCCGGGCTCTCGATCCCGTCGTCGTTGGTCACCAGAATGCGTGGCTCGCTCATGCCCGTCGTTGCGACGGAACCGTGGTTAAGCGGTTCGACTCCGCCTCAGCCGTACCGCGGCGCGGTGCCGTCGAGCACCGCCGCGACCCCCGAGAGATCGTCGACGACGTATTCGGGCGTCACTGGCGAGCGCTCGATCCGCGCGTCGTCGGTCACGCCCGAGCGCACGAGCACGGTCGTCATCCCCGTCTCGGCGGCTAGCGCGATGTCCGTGTCGAGCCGGTCGCCGACCACCAGACAGTCTCCCGCGTCGCAGCCGAGCCGGTCGAGCGCCAGCTCCCGGGTGATCGCGTGGGGTTTGCCGAGCACTGCGTCGGCC from Halolamina sediminis encodes:
- a CDS encoding rhomboid family intramembrane serine protease gives rise to the protein MSVSLALQFGAVPWGLLQRVFVVLALLAGAVLALHFDDSRLPARLRERFVLGVPWGTVVTVSGVLAVYLFLQGGYWHWYRPVVLPFRAWSYAEPLGMLVAGFAHAGPGHLLGNLFGTLTLAPIVEYAIGHYPATGQPARPDPSTRRERLAALRDDPIARAFLLFPLAVAAIGVLITLFTVGAVIGFSGVVFAFAGFALVRYPLGTVLGLVGSDLLNLLYNALQNPTITASGRSRFVTPWFADIAIQGHAIGLLTGVVLGALLLRRRPADTPSPARLFTGALLLASAQSLWAVYWYRGGTEYVLYRAIGLGLVALAAALIVVAVAGSDRRPFASLGGGAPNDPGDTRLVDLSVRQIGLAAIVVVAAVLSGPAVAVNLVSTQGDLPGEPVTVRGYEVTYAEGVENELVSAIPVTLFGETTQVTTSGVIVSNPDRGIWQSVVPRGRLGSNGRARVVVGGVGWRETVTAVRRGWTAVGGGTAYAVALEDGDERRTVFTSDPARAEPRIADQNVSVVAENESFQLLVSEGNDTIRRPLPRANESVTVRNVTFHGGNGRVVAVHDGTRVTVLRVETYN
- the surE gene encoding 5'/3'-nucleotidase SurE, whose product is MSEPRILVTNDDGIESPGFRALYEALETVGDPVAVAPYSNQSAVGRARSFEATVHEYDLGYAVEGTPVDCVIAGVEALCPDVDVVVAGCNKGANLGSYVMGRSGTVSAAVEATFFDVPAIAVSQYVPTTDDEEFENLTPPKEAYADACDAAAYLVEESLDSGVFAEADYLNVNAPAPDEHDGRPPMTVTEPSPLYAMSAEFDGEAIRLEDNIWQRMQNGDIPDEDGTDRRAVVDGEISVSPLAAPHSVERHDHLDELAALYAE